A genomic region of Capra hircus breed San Clemente chromosome 19, ASM170441v1, whole genome shotgun sequence contains the following coding sequences:
- the LOC102172658 gene encoding 40S ribosomal protein S27-like, translating into MPLAKDLLHPSPEEKRKHKKKHLVQSPNSYFMDVKCPGCYKVTTVFSHASTVVSCVGCSTVLRQPTGGKARLTEGCSFRRKQH; encoded by the coding sequence ATGCCTCTCGCAAAGGATCTTCTTCATCCCTCtccagaagagaagaggaaacacAAGAAGAAACACCTGGTGCAGAGCCCCAATTCCTATTTCATGGATGTAAAATGCCCAGGATGCTATAAAGTCACCACCGTCTTTAGCCATGCATCAACAGTAGTTTCGTGTGTTGGCTGCTCTACTGTCCTCCGCCAGCCTACAGGAGGAAAAGCAAGGCTTACAGAAGGATGCTCTTTCAGACGGAAGCAGCACTAA
- the LOC102172190 gene encoding hydroperoxide isomerase ALOXE3-like encodes MTIFSCSAQHTAVNTGQFGFSGWMPNSPSTIRLPLPTSKGQSLTSLMASLPEVNVTCHSLELFWSVSDETKDTRYLGTYPDEHFTEEAPRKKTSVFHSHLAQISWDIQE; translated from the exons ATGACCATCTTCAGCTGCTCAGCCCAACACACTGCTGTCAATACTGGTCAG TTTGGTTTCAGTGGCTGGATGCCCAATTCTCCCAGTACCATCCGGCTCCCCCTGCCTACCTCCAAAGGCCAGAGCCTGACAAGCCTGATGGCTTCACTCCCTGAGGTCAACGTCACGTGCCACTCCCTTGAGCTCTTCTGGAGTGTCAGCGATGAAACCAAGGACACT CGGTACCTGGGCACCTACCCTGATGAGCACTTCACTGAGGAGGCCCCGAGGAAGAAGACTTCTGTCTTCCACAGCCACCTGGCCCAGATCTCATGGGACATCCAGGAGTAA